GGCTGCGCCACATCTTTGCTGATGGCGGCTATGCTGGCAACAAATTGCGATCCGCGCTCGCCTCCATGGGAAAATGGACGGTCGAAATCATCAGGCGGTCCGATACGGCGAAGGGCTTTCAGATCCTGCCGCGCCGCTGGGTGGTTGAACGGACATTCGCCTGGCTGGGACGGTGCAGGCGGCTCGCCAAAGATTGGGAAAAGTCCATTGCTTCCTCAACCGCATGGACATTGATCGCCTCGATCCGCATGCTCACACGACGGACAGCAAGGCATTGTCAAGCTTGAAAAACTTTCGGATCGGGCTCTAAGAGCCTGAATCAGAAAGCGGTTTGATTGATTTTTCGCAGAACTCTGCGGATATGGGCAATCATCAACCACGCATGGGATGACGAGATTGTTGCCTCGACATCCTTCGTGAGGCGACGGCAGCGTCCGAGCCATGCAAAGCTACGCTGTAAGCTCCCGGCGACTGACGCCTTGCTGAATACTTCTGGTCTGGTTCAGCTATGAAGCATGAGCGATTTAAGAGATAGGGACGCGGTACTACCTGCGAGTGTCGCAGGTAGTACCGCAGAGAGGCTCCAAAGGAGCGGTAGAGAGACAGGCGAGCGGGACAGGCTGGCGGACGCCTCGCGGATCGAGATCGTTTCGGATCGCCGCCGCTGGCACGCCCCTGAATTTCGCGCGCGAGTGGTCATCGCGTCCTACGAGAGCCGACGCCCCATAAGGGAGGTGGCTGCACAGTATGGGATCCATCCAAGTCTGGTGTTTCGCTGGCGGCGAGAGGCTCGGGCCAAAGCGCAGGCCAAAGGCGGGACATCGTTCATACCTGTCATGGTGGCCCCGGTCCCCGAGCCGCCGCCATTGGAGCGTCGGAGAGCACAGGGAACGCTGTCCGGCCAAGCCGTCAGCCTGGTCTTTCCGGACGGTGTGCGGCTGGAGTTCGACATAGGGCTGTCCGCTGATCGTCTGCGTGAGATTGTGGGCGCACTACGATCATGATCCCGCTTCCTTCCACGCTGAGGATATGGCTGGCGGCCGGTGTAACCGATATGCGCCTGGGGATGCCCGGGCTGGCGTTGAAAGTCCAGGAAGCACTGGGTCGTGACCCTTTCGCGGGTGACGTCTATGCCTTCAGATTCCATGAGGAGTGGATAGCGAGCCGCGCCGTGTCAGAGTGTGCTTGCTGAAACTCTCTGGAGGGCAGAACCATGCTCGAGGCATCTGATCATCCCACGACCCCGGTCGCTATCCGCGTTGATCTTGGCGCGATCTTCGTTTCACTGGAACTTGGAAAATCGAGTTGGCTGGTCACATCGCTCTCACCCGGAAGCGAGAAGATGTCGCGCCACTCGGTTCAAGGTGGCGATATTGCGGGCCTGTTCGGCTGTTTCACTAGTCTTCGTGACAAGGCCCGCGCTCGGGAAGGAAGACTTTTTCCGCTTGTGGTGATTCAGGAAGCCGGATTGGATGGATTCTGGATCGATAGAGCCTTGAAGCAGGAGGACTGGATCGAGAGCCATGTCGTCGATGCGGCGTCGATCGCAGTTCCCCGCAAGCACCGGCGTGCAAAGACGGATCGTATCGACGGGGAGATGCTGGTCCGTACGCTGCTGGCGTTCAAACGCGGAGAGGCACGGGTCTGCTCAATGGTCCGCCCTCCATCACGGGAAGAGGAAGACCGCCGACGTCTCAGTCGGGAGCGTAAGGTTCTGGTGGGCGAGCGCACGCGGCATATCAACCGCGTCCAGGGCCTGCTGCTGAGCCAGGGCATTCGAGGTTACCGGCCGCTGCGACGGGATCGGCGTGCCTGTCTCGACGAGTTGCGAACGGGCGATGGTCATCCCTTGCCGAAGCATCTCAAGGCGCAGATCGGACGAGAACTGGACCGCATCGAACTTCTCATGGAACAGATTAAAATGGTTGAGAGCGAACGGGACGAATTGGCAAAAGTGAATGACAACAATCAATGTTCGCCAGTTGTCCTGTTGCAGGGTCTCAGAGGGATTGGCGCCGAGTTTGCCACCGTTCTGACGCAGGAAGGACTGTTCCGGCATTTCGACAACAGGCGGCAGGTCGCGGCTTATGCCGGTCTGGCGCCTTCGCCGTGGAAAAGCGGATCGATCGACCGTGAACAAGGCGTCTCGAAATCCGGTAATCCGCGCCTGCGCACGGCCATGATCCAGCTTGCCTGGCTGTGGCTCCGCTACCAGCCTGACACCGCGCTGGCGCAGTGGTTCCATGAACACGTGGGCGCAAGAAGTAACCGGAGCCGCAAAACGGCGATCGTTGCCCTGGCCCGCAAGCTTCTTGTTGCGCTCTGGAAATATGTCACGAGTGGTGTCGTTATCGATGGCGCGCATCCGGCGTCCCGCTGATGGAAACACCACAGACATAAACCCCATCCCCAGGACCTGATCAGTCCTGTGGATCCAGGTGAACGGACCGATCGGCCCCATGGCTTGCAATGCCGACCTTTCAGAATGGTCCCGTTCTCCTGAGCCTTTGCCCCGAATGCGGGATAGTGGTGCTGCCGCGCGCGAGCGGCGACCGGATGTGAGGTTCTACAGGTGCGGCATCGCGCCGGTAGTCGTTAAACAGGCTCAGACCATGGATCCAAAACACGGAGAAGAAAAAATGATCTCGCAGTGAAAGTGGCCATTGACGTGAAACTCCTCATGTGAGGGGCCGACGCGGCGACCTGGTGAAACTGATCTGGCACGATGGGATCGGCCTTTCCTTATATGCGAAGCGGATCGAGCGCGGGCATTTCCTGTGGCCTTCGGCAAAGGACGGAGCGATCCATCTCTCCCCGTCACAATTGACTTGTCTGCTGGAGGGTGTGGACTGGCGCAATCCGCAGAAAACATGGAGACCTGAACTGGCGGGATAATAAAAACTGCGCCAGGTCAGCATATACTGGTACCCTTTTGAGCGCCCATGTGATCAACTGCCTTCATGACGGGAGATACGGACGACATCATCGCCTTGCGCGCAGCACTTGCCGCTGCCGAGGCGCGTGCCCAGGTCGCCGAACTCCGGGCCACTGATGCAGAATCGCGCGCGGCCAGCGCCGAAGCGCAGATTGCCCATCTCAAACATCTTATCGCGCGGATGCGCCAGGACCGTTTCGGCGCCTCGTCGGAGCGGGGGCGCCGCCTGCTGGCCCAGCTCGAACTCGAACTGGAAGAGCTGGAGACGACACTCGCCGAGGACGCGCCCGAAAATGCGGCGGATCCCGCCGTCCGCGCGACAGCACCCAGGAGCAACCGGGGGCGCCAGCCCCTGCGTGCCGATCTGCCGCGCGAGCGGGTCGTCATCCCCGCACCGACACAGTGTCCGTGCTGTGGCAGCGATCGTCTGAGCAAACTGGGGGAGAGCGTCACCGAGACGCTGGAGGTGATCCCGCGCCAGTTCAAGATGGGGTGGACGGCCCCCATGCGGCATCAATGTGCCATGCTGGGGTCGGAATGACCATTCAGAGGAGACCGCCCGGATGAAAATTACCATGATCGGCCTGGATATCGCCAAGTCCGTTTTTCAGGCGCACGGCACAGATGCAAACGGAAAATGTCTTCTCAAGCGAAAGCTCGGGCGCAGCGAGGTTGCCTCATTCTTCGGGAAACTCGAGCGGTGTCAGGTCGTGCTCGAAGCTTGCGGCACATCGCATCATTGGGCGCGCGTCATCCGCGATGCGGGTCATGACGTGAAACTTATACCAAGGGCTATTGTCTCTGACTCATCTGTGAAGTGACGCGAAGGGCCTGTTCTGATTCTGTTGTGAGAGGGAGGATCGGGAATGGCTGGTGCGATTGCTTTACGGACGGATTATACGGCTTCTGCGTTACGACGTCTGGCTTCTCGTACGCGGGATGCGAATGTTGCACGGCGCCTTTTGTCTCTGGCTGCGGTGCGCGATGGTGCCAGCCGTGGCGAAGCGGCGCGGATCGGCGGCATGGACCGGCAAACCCTGCGGGACTGGGTGCACCGGTTCAATGCTACGGGGCCGGATGGTTTGCGGGACCAATGGCGCAACGGGTCGGTCTGCCGCCTGACAGCGGACCAACTGGCAGAATTATCGGCGCTGGTCACGACAGGGCCTGACCGTGCCCGGGACGGTGTGGTGCGCTGGCGTCGGGTCGATCTTCAGCGGGTCATCGAAGAGCGTTTTGGCGTCTCCTATCACGAACGCCATGTCTCCACCCTGCTGAAGCGGCTTGGGTTCAGCCACGTCAGCGCGCGTCCGCGTCACCCCGGACAGGATCCATCCGTCATGGACGCGTTTAAAAAAACTTCCCCACGATCCTGAGCGCCCACACCGGACATCTGCCCAAGGGCAGGCGGATTGAACTCTGGTTTCAGGACGAGGCCCGCATCGGGCAGAAGAACGGCCTTGTCCGACAATGGGCGCGGCGTGGCACCCGACCACGCCAGCCGGCCGACCAGCGCTACGAGAATGCCTGGCTGTTCGGGGCGATCTGCCCGGCACTTGGCAAGGCGGCAGGCCTGGTGCTGCCGTTTACCGGCACGGCCAGCATGCAACTGCATATCGAGGAAATCTCACGCTGCGTCGCACGCGGCGCCCATGCCGTCGTCCTGCTCGATCGTGCCGGCTGGCATACGACACCCAAACTCAGACTGCCGCGCAACGTCAGCCTGGTCTTCCTGCCGTCCCGCGCGCCCGAACTGAACCCGGTCGAGAATATCTGGCAGTTCCTCCGCGCCAACTGGCTGTCCAACACCGTGTTCAGTGGCATCGAACACATCATCGAAGCCGCATGCACCGCATGGAACAACCTCACCGCCCTGCCACAGACCATCCGATCCATCGGTCTCAGAAACTGGGCTCATATAGGTCAAAGGTGATAGCCCTTGGTATTATTCCGCCGGACATGGTCAAGCCGTTCGTCAAACGTGGCAAGAAAAACGACGCTGTTGACGCCGCAGCCATCTGTCTTGCGGCACTCCATCCCGACACGCGCTTCGTCCCGATCAAAAACGAAGAACAGCAAAGTCTGCTCTCGTTACACTCAACGCGCACACTATTGGTCAAACAGCAGACGATGCTGGTCAATGCGTTGCGCGCGCTCGCAGCGGAATTCGGCTTGATCGTGCCGTTGGGAAACAGTCGCCTGCCCGATCTTCTGGCGAAAATCGAGACATCACCCGGTTTGCCCGACGTCATGAAGCAGACCGTCATTTTGCTCTTCGAACAATATGGAAAGTTGAGTGAAAGCATCGGATGCCTGGAAAGGCGAATCCAGGCGCACGCCAGGCAGGACGAAGATGCCCGTCGTCTTTTGACAATACCCGGCATCGGCCCGATGACCGCGTCCTTGATCGTGGCATCTGTCACGGATATCGACACTTTCGAAAGTGCGCGGCACTTCGCGGCCTGGCTTGGACTTGTGCCGCGCCAGCACTCGTCCGGCGGAAAGGTCCGGCTGGGCAGGATTACGAAAACGGGCAACCGGGAAATAAGGAAGCTGCTCGTTCTGGGGGCGACATCCATGTCCTTCCGCGCGCAGAAATGGACAGGCGCCGCAGGGGCATGGCTTTGCAAGCTTCTGGAGCGTCGCCCAACACGTCTTGCAACCGTCGCACTTGCCAACAAACTGGCCCGGATCGTCTGGGCTCTGCTGTCGCGCAAAGAGATCTATCGTCCGGCCGGCCGCAATGTCGCTGTAATCTGACATGCGCTGCCAAGACGATGGATGCCGGGGTTCGCCCCGGTAGATCCGGCAGAATGCACTGACCAGCGTGATGGGAAGACTGTAATTCAGGAACAGTTCAGGCGATACCGTTGTATGACATGTGCCATCGAGCACGTTTTCAAGATTGGTGCCTGACACGCAAGCGCACACCCATAATGGCCAGCGAAGAACGTCGCACAAATAGGCCGGACATAAGGGCGCACCTGACCGGATCCCCGCATCCTGCGAGCAGCGATGCATTCCACCGAGAAAACAAGATTTAGGGAAACGCAGAGAGATAACAAATGTGATCCATTGCATCGAACCGGCCGTCCACATAAGGTCATACAGACGGTGCGGGAGAAGTTCACCTGCCGGGACTGCGAGAGCATCACCCAGCCACCCGCCCCCTTCCATCCGATCGCGCGCGGACGCGCCGGCCCATGGCTGCTGTCGACCATCCTGTGCGACAAGTTCCTGCAGCATCTGCCTCTGAACCGCCAGAGCGATGCCTTTGCCCGCGAAGGGATCGATCTCGACACATCAACGCTGGCTGACTGGGTGGGAGCCTGCACCGCGACGCTGGCCCCCCTGACTACGCTGATCCGGGCGCATGTGCTGGCGGCACAACGCCTGCACGCGGACGACACCACCGTGCCGGTTCTGGCGAAAGGCCGGACAGTCACCGGACGATTGTGGAATTATGTGCGGGACGATCACCCCTTTGGAGGCACAGCGCCCCCAGCCGTCTGGTTCCGTTATTCCCGGGACCGCAAGGGCGAACATCCCACGGATCATCTCACCGGCTGGACCGGCATTGTGCAGTCAGACGCCTATGCGGGTTACAATACTCTGGCGAAACCGGGACGCCAACCCGCGCCGGTTGTCTCCGCCGGATGCTGGGCGCATGGACGCAGGGGACTGTTCAAAATCGCCGAGAGGGACAAGGCGCCCCTCGCCATAGAGGCAGTAGGCAGGATCGACGCCATATTCCAGGCCGAGCGCACCATCAACGGTACGCCCCCGGAACATCGGCTGGCAGTCCGTCAAACAGACATAGCCCCTCTGGTCGACGATCTGTTCGATTGGATGCGGGAGTGTTGCCGGCGCATGTCGACAAAAAATCCCGTTGCCCACGCCATGAACTATTTTCTCAGACGTGCCGATACATTCACACGATTCCTCACTGACGGCCGGATCTGCCTCTCAAACAATGCAGCAGAACGCGCCCTGCGCGGCATCGCCCTGGGCAGGAAAGCCTGGTTGTTCGCCGGGTCCGATCGTGGCGGAGAGCGCGCCGCCGCCATGTATTCCCTGATCGTCACCGCGCGCCTGAACGATGTCGATCCCCATGCATGGCTCGCTGATGTCCTGGCACGGATCAATGACATTCCCAATCCACGCCTCCATGAACTCCTGCCCTGGCACTGGAAAGCCCACCAGCAGGTCCACAATACCATCGCCGCCTGAATACGCCCGCGTCTCTCGCCGGATGATTACTGGCTGTCGATAATGCCCACTGAAGGCGTGGCGTCTCGCCCGTCCTGCTCACGCGACAGGATCACGAGAATATGGTTCATGGCTTCCCATCTTCCCTCGCGGATCCAACGGTAGAAATAGCCCTGTACGGTCGTGAAGGCCGGAAAGTGCCGGGGCAACTGCCGCCATTGGCAGCCGGTCGTGACGATATAGAGGATCGCCTCCATGACCCGGCGCAAATCCGTACGTCGTGGTCTGCCCAGCCGTTTCTTCTCGGGCATCAGCGGCGCAATCAGCGCCCACTCCGCATCGCGCAGGTCGCTTGCATATTCCAGGTCGTCCCTTTG
This portion of the Komagataeibacter sp. FNDCF1 genome encodes:
- a CDS encoding IS630 family transposase (programmed frameshift), whose product is MAGAIALRTDYTASALRRLASRTRDANVARRLLSLAAVRDGASRGEAARIGGMDRQTLRDWVHRFNATGPDGLRDQWRNGSVCRLTADQLAELSALVTTGPDRARDGVVRWRRVDLQRVIEERFGVSYHERHVSTLLKRLGFSHVSARPRHPGQDPSVMDAFKKNFPTILSAHTGHLPKGRRIELWFQDEARIGQKNGLVRQWARRGTRPRQPADQRYENAWLFGAICPALGKAAGLVLPFTGTASMQLHIEEISRCVARGAHAVVLLDRAGWHTTPKLRLPRNVSLVFLPSRAPELNPVENIWQFLRANWLSNTVFSGIEHIIEAACTAWNNLTALPQTIRSIGLRNWAHIGQR
- a CDS encoding IS66 family transposase zinc-finger binding domain-containing protein, which translates into the protein MTGDTDDIIALRAALAAAEARAQVAELRATDAESRAASAEAQIAHLKHLIARMRQDRFGASSERGRRLLAQLELELEELETTLAEDAPENAADPAVRATAPRSNRGRQPLRADLPRERVVIPAPTQCPCCGSDRLSKLGESVTETLEVIPRQFKMGWTAPMRHQCAMLGSE
- the tnpA gene encoding IS66-like element accessory protein TnpA — translated: MSDLRDRDAVLPASVAGSTAERLQRSGRETGERDRLADASRIEIVSDRRRWHAPEFRARVVIASYESRRPIREVAAQYGIHPSLVFRWRREARAKAQAKGGTSFIPVMVAPVPEPPPLERRRAQGTLSGQAVSLVFPDGVRLEFDIGLSADRLREIVGALRS
- a CDS encoding IS110 family transposase, with protein sequence MLEASDHPTTPVAIRVDLGAIFVSLELGKSSWLVTSLSPGSEKMSRHSVQGGDIAGLFGCFTSLRDKARAREGRLFPLVVIQEAGLDGFWIDRALKQEDWIESHVVDAASIAVPRKHRRAKTDRIDGEMLVRTLLAFKRGEARVCSMVRPPSREEEDRRRLSRERKVLVGERTRHINRVQGLLLSQGIRGYRPLRRDRRACLDELRTGDGHPLPKHLKAQIGRELDRIELLMEQIKMVESERDELAKVNDNNQCSPVVLLQGLRGIGAEFATVLTQEGLFRHFDNRRQVAAYAGLAPSPWKSGSIDREQGVSKSGNPRLRTAMIQLAWLWLRYQPDTALAQWFHEHVGARSNRSRKTAIVALARKLLVALWKYVTSGVVIDGAHPASR
- a CDS encoding IS110 family transposase; translated protein: MVKPFVKRGKKNDAVDAAAICLAALHPDTRFVPIKNEEQQSLLSLHSTRTLLVKQQTMLVNALRALAAEFGLIVPLGNSRLPDLLAKIETSPGLPDVMKQTVILLFEQYGKLSESIGCLERRIQAHARQDEDARRLLTIPGIGPMTASLIVASVTDIDTFESARHFAAWLGLVPRQHSSGGKVRLGRITKTGNREIRKLLVLGATSMSFRAQKWTGAAGAWLCKLLERRPTRLATVALANKLARIVWALLSRKEIYRPAGRNVAVI
- the tnpB gene encoding IS66 family insertion sequence element accessory protein TnpB codes for the protein MKLIWHDGIGLSLYAKRIERGHFLWPSAKDGAIHLSPSQLTCLLEGVDWRNPQKTWRPELAG
- the tnpB gene encoding IS66 family insertion sequence element accessory protein TnpB, whose product is MIPLPSTLRIWLAAGVTDMRLGMPGLALKVQEALGRDPFAGDVYAFRFHEEWIASRAVSECAC